Proteins from a genomic interval of Afifella aestuarii:
- a CDS encoding BPTD_3080 family restriction endonuclease codes for MTKPFYERPILNSPYAPPTRHHALSEDGQPLEHEPLLGRRRSQYVTPVPKARRRRPTSSGQDELRFGADQDQEYNPSPIINEIRGHLESWRRLSNPADWGVTAATQRLLQHWRHHEFSGARPFFCQVEAVETAIWLAEVANPRGQHAHIFRHLKESNAEANPELTRIALKLATGAGKTTVMAMLIAWQAVNAARQPNSSRFSRGFLIVAPGITIRDRLRVLLPSDPDSYYQTRELVPPEMMTELRKAKIVITNYHAFQQREHLATNKVGRSLLSGWREEPLITRETEGEMLARACGDLLSLKNVVVINDEAHHCYRERPETDSEAELKGEEKQEAKENNEAARLWISGLEALKRKVGVRNVYDLSATPFFLRGSGYEEGTLFPWVVSDFSLVDAIECGIVKLPRVPVSDNAVNADMPVYRNLWEHIGKKMPKKGAAKSGDLDPQKIPPQLETALYALYGHYEKEFETWKRAGIGVPPVFIVVCNNTSSSKLVYEWISGWDREVEGESQNIHQGHLALLRNYDENGNRLERMNTLLIDSNQLESGEALDANFRSAAAAEIEQFRKEKLQREGAASGDISDSELLREVMNTVGKPGRLGEQIRCVVSVSMLTEGWDANTVTHILGVRAFGTQLLCEQVIGRGLRRQSYELGEETDLLGNRLFETEYADILGIPFDFATEPQPVVKNPPKPMTRIHAVKGRERLAIRFPRVAGYRTEIPAERIAARFTSDHRLELTPELVGPCETRMEGLVGEGHDLTAEALDEMRPNTVAMHLTKRLIQTMANEDGQSPFHLYNQLQPIARRWIRECLVLKGGTKAGMLTYAMIADMAVNLIHSAILRESGAAGQEVVKAMLDPFNPAGSTEHLSFITTKTNLWTTAPDRSHINYVVCDSDWEAEFARVVEAHPATLAYVKNQALGFEVPYLKGAQTHRYVPDFIVRLDDGRGADDPLHLIVEVKGFRGLDAQIKANTMRDLWVPGVNRLQSFGRWAFLELTDAFAVQEEYAKAVTALTSRETETA; via the coding sequence GTGACGAAGCCTTTCTATGAACGGCCGATTCTGAACTCGCCCTACGCTCCTCCAACGCGCCACCATGCCCTTAGCGAAGATGGCCAACCTCTTGAACATGAGCCGCTCCTCGGCCGCCGTCGCTCGCAGTACGTCACCCCCGTACCGAAAGCGCGGCGAAGACGGCCGACATCCTCTGGGCAGGACGAGCTGCGCTTCGGCGCGGATCAGGACCAGGAATACAATCCTTCCCCGATCATCAACGAGATACGCGGGCACCTTGAGAGCTGGCGCAGGCTGTCAAATCCTGCGGATTGGGGCGTGACCGCTGCCACGCAACGGCTCCTTCAGCACTGGCGGCATCATGAGTTTTCGGGCGCACGCCCCTTTTTCTGTCAGGTCGAAGCCGTCGAAACCGCGATCTGGCTGGCAGAGGTGGCGAATCCCCGCGGCCAGCACGCCCATATCTTTCGACACTTGAAAGAATCGAACGCAGAAGCGAATCCGGAGCTCACCCGCATCGCCCTGAAGCTCGCGACCGGGGCGGGCAAGACGACCGTCATGGCGATGTTGATCGCATGGCAGGCAGTAAACGCCGCGCGGCAACCGAACTCCTCGCGCTTCTCACGCGGCTTCCTGATCGTCGCACCCGGAATCACCATCCGGGATCGGTTGCGGGTCCTTCTGCCGTCAGATCCCGACAGCTACTACCAGACAAGGGAGCTCGTTCCGCCGGAGATGATGACGGAGCTCCGCAAGGCGAAGATCGTCATTACAAACTATCATGCCTTTCAGCAGCGAGAGCACCTGGCGACGAACAAGGTCGGCCGCAGCCTCCTCAGCGGGTGGCGCGAGGAGCCGTTGATTACGCGGGAGACGGAGGGCGAGATGCTCGCCCGCGCTTGCGGCGATCTCCTGTCCTTAAAAAATGTCGTCGTCATCAACGACGAGGCCCACCATTGCTACCGCGAGCGGCCGGAAACCGACTCCGAGGCGGAGCTGAAAGGGGAGGAAAAGCAAGAGGCGAAGGAGAACAACGAAGCCGCACGGCTCTGGATTTCGGGACTGGAAGCGCTGAAGCGAAAGGTCGGCGTGCGCAATGTCTACGACCTGTCGGCCACCCCCTTCTTTCTGCGCGGCTCCGGCTACGAGGAAGGAACCTTGTTTCCCTGGGTCGTCTCCGACTTCTCACTCGTCGACGCGATTGAGTGTGGCATCGTCAAATTGCCGCGCGTGCCAGTCTCCGACAATGCGGTGAACGCCGACATGCCCGTCTACCGCAACCTGTGGGAACACATCGGCAAGAAGATGCCGAAGAAGGGCGCGGCGAAATCCGGAGATCTCGACCCGCAGAAGATCCCGCCACAGCTAGAGACGGCGCTCTACGCCCTCTACGGCCACTACGAGAAGGAATTCGAGACATGGAAGCGGGCTGGCATTGGTGTGCCGCCCGTCTTCATCGTCGTGTGCAACAACACTTCCTCCTCCAAGCTCGTCTACGAGTGGATTTCCGGCTGGGACCGGGAGGTCGAAGGCGAGAGCCAAAACATCCATCAAGGGCATCTGGCGCTCCTCCGCAACTATGATGAAAACGGCAACCGCCTGGAGCGGATGAACACGCTCCTCATCGATTCCAACCAGCTTGAATCGGGTGAGGCACTCGATGCGAATTTCCGCAGCGCCGCAGCCGCGGAGATCGAGCAGTTCCGCAAGGAGAAGCTCCAGCGAGAAGGTGCCGCCAGCGGCGACATCTCCGACAGCGAGCTCCTGCGCGAGGTCATGAACACGGTGGGCAAGCCGGGTCGGCTCGGTGAGCAGATCCGCTGCGTCGTTTCCGTCTCCATGCTGACCGAAGGCTGGGATGCGAACACGGTCACCCACATCCTCGGCGTGCGCGCCTTCGGCACGCAGCTTCTGTGTGAGCAGGTGATCGGCCGCGGCCTGCGTCGGCAATCCTATGAGCTTGGCGAGGAGACGGATCTCCTCGGCAACCGCCTGTTCGAGACGGAATATGCCGACATCCTCGGCATCCCCTTCGACTTCGCCACCGAGCCCCAGCCGGTGGTGAAGAACCCACCCAAGCCCATGACGCGCATCCATGCCGTGAAGGGCCGCGAGCGCCTTGCCATCCGCTTCCCGCGCGTCGCAGGCTACCGGACGGAAATCCCGGCCGAGCGGATCGCCGCGCGGTTCACTTCCGATCATCGGCTGGAGCTCACGCCGGAACTCGTCGGCCCCTGCGAGACGCGCATGGAAGGCCTCGTCGGCGAAGGTCACGACCTCACCGCAGAAGCGCTCGACGAGATGCGCCCGAATACGGTCGCCATGCACCTCACCAAGCGGCTCATCCAGACGATGGCCAACGAGGACGGCCAGTCGCCCTTCCACCTCTACAACCAGTTGCAGCCGATCGCGCGCCGCTGGATCCGCGAATGCCTGGTGCTCAAGGGCGGCACAAAGGCCGGGATGCTCACCTATGCGATGATCGCCGACATGGCGGTGAACCTGATCCACAGCGCCATTCTGCGCGAAAGCGGCGCAGCGGGGCAGGAAGTAGTGAAGGCGATGCTCGACCCCTTCAACCCCGCGGGATCGACGGAGCATCTCAGTTTCATCACCACCAAGACCAATCTCTGGACGACCGCCCCGGACAGGAGCCACATCAACTACGTCGTCTGCGACAGCGACTGGGAGGCGGAGTTCGCCCGCGTCGTCGAAGCCCACCCCGCCACCCTCGCCTATGTGAAGAACCAGGCCCTCGGCTTCGAAGTGCCGTATCTGAAGGGCGCGCAGACCCACCGCTACGTACCGGACTTCATCGTGCGACTTGATGACGGACGCGGGGCCGACGATCCGCTTCACCTAATCGTCGAGGTCAAGGGCTTTCGGGGCCTCGATGCGCAAATCAAGGCGAACACGATGCGCGATCTGTGGGTGCCCGGCGTCAACCGGCTCCAGAGTTTCGGACGGTGGGCCTTCCTGGAGCTCACCGACGCTTTTGCGGTTCAGGAGGAATACGCCAAGGCGGTCACCGCACTCACTTCCCGAGAAACGGAAACCGCCTGA
- a CDS encoding AAA family ATPase, with the protein MSDDQKKSALADYLRRRQSSDDENPACPVWPDPDPEGRERRERRWSRRSKAARERRHLPDLAELILYMSFFGNDLAADVQTWAERVYPLIPEDDREDHTALRHHLTILTVSASLDDLRDTAEAFRRAGKLKRINKAVAALRLDYYSACLGDRHAPWRIAGEAISRAHDLQTPQDQALDYATAAVGWLIHAGRYEPLSADRLAGQRSRPRMDFRGDTSDFGLDVLARMLDERERRIYRRVETYFKTRTEPNRDGASPTGDAEEAGGDKLRPEDPGAVVFRSVGNVETSQRVAREFAELLNTRLRLAHKPDLAVLQKTLTDEFPQAAEIVSAILSELVPLDIVRLRPILLVGEPGAGKTRFAERLCDALALPHETYSCGGVSDAALGGTARRWMSAEPSLPVSLIRQFRHASPGIILDEIEKVGTSRHNGNPLDALLPMLEPLSATHWHDPYLQAHVDLSHVVWIATANELRSLPGPLRDRFRVFHFPEPGPEHLLPLAGRLMQDIVTERGLDPRWAIPLDGEELAALQAAWPGGSVRILRRLVERLLLARDRWKAEEEVQ; encoded by the coding sequence ATGAGCGACGATCAGAAGAAAAGCGCACTTGCGGACTATCTGCGGCGTCGCCAATCCAGCGATGACGAGAATCCGGCATGTCCTGTCTGGCCCGATCCAGATCCGGAAGGACGGGAACGGCGCGAACGGCGATGGTCCCGTCGTTCGAAAGCTGCCAGAGAACGGCGGCATCTTCCCGATCTCGCCGAGCTCATTCTCTACATGTCGTTCTTCGGCAACGACCTTGCGGCGGATGTCCAGACATGGGCGGAGCGCGTCTACCCGCTCATCCCGGAGGATGATCGTGAGGACCACACGGCTCTGCGCCACCATCTGACAATCCTCACGGTTTCGGCGAGCCTGGACGATCTCAGAGACACTGCCGAAGCCTTCCGTCGGGCGGGGAAGCTGAAGCGTATCAACAAGGCGGTAGCGGCGCTGCGGCTCGATTACTATTCTGCGTGTCTCGGGGACCGGCATGCGCCGTGGCGCATTGCGGGTGAGGCGATCTCGCGTGCCCATGATCTCCAGACGCCACAGGATCAGGCGCTCGACTATGCGACCGCCGCCGTCGGCTGGCTCATCCATGCGGGTCGCTACGAACCGCTTTCCGCCGACCGGCTCGCCGGCCAACGCTCCCGGCCGCGAATGGATTTCCGCGGCGATACGTCCGACTTCGGCCTCGACGTTCTGGCGCGGATGCTCGACGAGCGGGAACGGCGCATCTATCGGCGTGTCGAGACCTATTTCAAGACACGCACCGAGCCGAACCGGGACGGAGCCTCACCGACCGGGGACGCTGAGGAGGCCGGAGGAGACAAGCTCAGGCCGGAGGATCCGGGCGCCGTCGTGTTCCGCTCGGTCGGCAATGTCGAGACATCGCAGCGCGTGGCGCGGGAGTTCGCGGAACTTCTCAACACGCGCCTGCGGCTCGCTCACAAGCCCGATCTTGCGGTCCTTCAAAAAACTCTCACGGATGAGTTTCCGCAGGCAGCCGAGATCGTCTCGGCGATCCTCTCCGAACTCGTCCCACTCGACATCGTCCGGCTCCGGCCGATCCTGCTGGTCGGCGAGCCCGGCGCGGGAAAGACAAGATTTGCGGAGCGGCTCTGCGACGCACTCGCTCTGCCGCACGAGACGTATTCTTGCGGCGGCGTCTCCGATGCTGCGCTTGGCGGAACGGCAAGGCGGTGGATGTCGGCGGAGCCGTCGCTTCCGGTGAGCCTCATTCGGCAGTTCCGTCATGCCTCGCCCGGGATCATTCTCGATGAGATCGAGAAGGTTGGGACGAGCCGCCACAATGGCAACCCGCTGGACGCCCTGTTGCCGATGTTGGAGCCGCTGTCGGCGACGCACTGGCACGACCCCTATCTCCAGGCGCACGTCGACCTCTCGCATGTCGTCTGGATCGCCACCGCAAACGAGCTCCGAAGTCTCCCGGGGCCGCTGAGAGATCGCTTCCGCGTGTTCCATTTCCCGGAGCCCGGGCCGGAACATCTCCTTCCGCTTGCGGGGCGCCTCATGCAGGACATCGTCACCGAGCGCGGTCTCGATCCCCGTTGGGCGATCCCGCTCGACGGCGAAGAATTGGCGGCCCTGCAGGCGGCATGGCCGGGCGGCTCCGTCCGCATCCTGAGGCGGCTGGTGGAGCGGCTCCTGCTGGCGCGCGACAGGTGGAAGGCGGAGGAGGAGGTGCAGTGA
- a CDS encoding DUF6634 family protein, whose product MLILDHDGLGPHAARDVARMEALAADLRALHEGRIPTPQDLSDAPVINHWAFVTISTSALMGHVVGHPLLGTREVLTSAVWVAAPDFGFVRTLSRYYRLGRAADATEIGS is encoded by the coding sequence ATGCTCATTCTCGACCACGATGGTCTCGGGCCACATGCGGCGCGCGATGTCGCGCGCATGGAAGCGCTCGCGGCCGACCTCCGCGCGCTTCACGAAGGCCGGATCCCCACCCCCCAGGATCTCTCTGATGCACCGGTGATCAACCACTGGGCCTTCGTCACCATCAGCACCTCAGCCCTCATGGGCCATGTCGTCGGCCATCCGCTTCTCGGCACGCGCGAGGTCCTAACCTCCGCTGTGTGGGTGGCGGCTCCCGACTTCGGCTTCGTGCGAACCCTCTCCCGCTATTACCGGCTTGGTCGTGCGGCCGATGCGACGGAGATCGGCTCATGA
- a CDS encoding phasin family protein — MSSEHEFNQAGEKAFDEAAATAQDAANTADRAFQDATEKLSEMFGMTQMQMPEAFRAMTERSLASARENYARLKAAAEESTDVMEDTVENAREGLLQVQFKALDNAKANTDAAFDHARQMLGVTSFADAIQLQSAFMRSRFEALMDQGNGMRDLLTKVTEDTSRPARTAAKKNLDKVTSH; from the coding sequence ATGTCCAGTGAGCACGAATTCAATCAGGCTGGTGAAAAGGCTTTTGATGAGGCGGCGGCGACCGCGCAGGATGCGGCCAATACTGCCGATCGCGCGTTTCAGGACGCCACCGAGAAGCTCTCGGAAATGTTCGGCATGACGCAGATGCAGATGCCCGAAGCTTTCCGGGCGATGACGGAGCGTTCTTTGGCGAGCGCGCGTGAGAATTACGCCCGCCTCAAAGCCGCTGCAGAAGAGTCCACGGACGTGATGGAAGATACTGTGGAAAACGCCCGCGAGGGTCTCCTGCAGGTGCAGTTCAAGGCGCTCGACAACGCCAAGGCCAACACCGATGCGGCGTTCGACCACGCCCGTCAGATGCTCGGCGTCACCTCGTTCGCCGACGCGATCCAGCTTCAGAGCGCCTTCATGCGGTCACGCTTCGAAGCGCTGATGGATCAAGGCAACGGCATGCGCGACCTTCTCACCAAGGTCACCGAGGACACGTCTCGCCCGGCCCGCACCGCGGCGAAGAAGAACCTCGACAAGGTCACAAGCCACTAA